The Acidobacteriota bacterium genome includes a window with the following:
- a CDS encoding type II secretion system protein: MKLKLNNLLPGNARVRQPRLRSQRGFTFLELLIVMTILAILATVAIPTYLKNIQRARETRLIHDLWVMREAIDKYTVDKEKAPPSLQDLVSAGYLRALPEDAITKSSETWQIEMESEKLSPDAPAGIRNVKSGAEGTDSNGKPYSEY; the protein is encoded by the coding sequence ATGAAGCTAAAGCTGAACAATTTGCTGCCTGGAAACGCGCGCGTCCGGCAACCCCGCTTACGTAGCCAACGCGGCTTTACCTTTTTGGAATTGCTGATCGTGATGACCATCCTGGCGATTCTGGCGACCGTGGCGATTCCGACGTATCTGAAAAACATTCAACGCGCGCGTGAAACCCGCTTGATCCATGACCTGTGGGTGATGCGCGAAGCGATTGACAAATACACGGTGGATAAAGAAAAAGCCCCGCCCAGTTTGCAAGACCTCGTCAGCGCCGGTTATCTGCGCGCGCTGCCCGAAGACGCCATCACCAAATCCAGCGAAACCTGGCAGATCGAAATGGAAAGTGAAAAGCTCTCGCCGGACGCCCCGGCGGGCATCCGCAACGTCAAAAGCGGCGCTGAAGGCACCGACAGCAACGGCAAACCCTATAGCGAATACTGA
- a CDS encoding prepilin-type N-terminal cleavage/methylation domain-containing protein, translated as MSIQRLVRWQTGRRSTATGEQQGFTLLELIITLAILSVLVGMAVPMLQHSIKRQREEELHANLQKLRHAIDHFQRYYRNGSQNPALFALESDCIDLQKHNAWPMKLECLTKGLPVPGAINGEKMYFLREIPRDPMRKCKGEDCWGMRSSFQKPEEDSWDGEHVYDVFSKSQETALNGTKYKEW; from the coding sequence TTGTCAATACAACGGCTGGTGCGCTGGCAAACGGGACGGCGCTCAACGGCAACAGGGGAGCAACAGGGCTTCACGCTGTTGGAGTTGATTATCACTCTGGCCATACTTTCGGTGCTGGTGGGCATGGCTGTGCCGATGTTGCAGCACAGCATCAAACGGCAGCGCGAAGAGGAATTGCACGCGAATTTGCAGAAATTGCGCCACGCCATTGATCACTTCCAGCGGTACTACCGGAACGGCAGTCAGAATCCCGCGTTGTTTGCGCTGGAGTCGGATTGCATTGATTTGCAAAAACACAATGCCTGGCCGATGAAACTGGAATGCCTGACCAAAGGCTTGCCTGTGCCCGGCGCGATCAATGGCGAGAAGATGTATTTTTTGCGTGAGATCCCGCGCGATCCGATGAGGAAGTGCAAGGGAGAAGACTGCTGGGGCATGCGCTCCTCTTTTCAAAAGCCCGAAGAAGATTCCTGGGATGGCGAACACGTTTATGACGTTTTCAGCAAAAGCCAGGAGACGGCGTTAAACGGGACGAAATACAAAGAGTGGTAA
- a CDS encoding general secretion pathway protein GspG: MELIVTLAVLALVAGAAIPVARNQIQRRRETELHQNLREIRMAIDTFHRTCPQFTQLETECYSPPPYCYPKTLKCLVDGVADARNKDLIHRFLRRLPRDPMTNNFEWGTSSSSGEAGAEEDIFDVFSKSDGKALNGSSYKDW, encoded by the coding sequence TTGGAACTCATCGTGACCCTGGCGGTGCTCGCTTTGGTTGCGGGAGCCGCCATTCCGGTGGCGCGCAATCAGATTCAGCGCCGGCGCGAAACGGAATTGCACCAAAATCTGCGGGAAATCCGCATGGCGATAGATACTTTTCACCGGACTTGCCCGCAGTTTACCCAGCTCGAAACCGAGTGCTACAGCCCGCCGCCCTATTGCTATCCCAAAACGCTGAAATGTCTGGTGGACGGCGTGGCGGACGCCCGGAACAAAGATTTAATTCATCGGTTCCTACGCCGGTTGCCGCGCGACCCCATGACCAATAACTTTGAGTGGGGCACGTCTTCTTCCAGCGGCGAGGCGGGCGCCGAAGAGGACATCTTTGACGTTTTCTCAAAAAGCGACGGCAAGGCCTTGAACGGGTCGAGTTATAAGGACTGGTAA
- a CDS encoding type II/IV secretion system protein, with the protein MAAATEQINSAALLVNEKVQAERLAQRYRLDYVNLDTTPVDYALVQSLPVDLMLRSKFVPLRRENGHLVIAMADPSDLNLLDELKAQLHSAIKVEVTTWSAIEGVLRKGDASQRVLNEATEGFRASLIKETEHGEEVLDLDRLSNDAEISPIIKLVDTLVFTALEKRASDIHMETRDNDMVVRYRIDGALYEAGEPIDLRHHLTIVSRIKVMSELDIAERRVPQDGRFRMRIKGRKVDFRVSIIPTVHGEDVVIRILDKEQINEEFKDLKLEVVGFDPKLLAKFRRFILEPYGMVLVTGPTGSGKTTTLYAALNEIRNDEDKIITIEDPVEYQLRGVAQIAVNEKKGLTFARGLRSILRHDPDKIMVGEIRDNETAQIAINSALTGHLVFTTVHANNVIDVIGRFINMGVEPYNFVSALNCVLAQRLVRVLCTRCKQRYTPTEAEFVEAGLRSAKYQEQVFYKSVGCEICNHTGYRGRTAIHELLDMSDNIRELIIARKPGSEVRRVAESEGLGTLRQSALRLVFEGQTTLHEINRVTFVEEMK; encoded by the coding sequence ATGGCAGCAGCAACCGAACAAATCAATTCCGCAGCTTTGCTGGTCAACGAAAAAGTCCAGGCCGAACGCTTGGCGCAACGTTACCGCTTGGACTACGTCAATCTCGACACGACGCCGGTGGATTATGCATTGGTGCAATCCTTGCCCGTGGATTTGATGTTGCGCAGCAAATTCGTGCCGCTGCGGCGCGAGAACGGCCATCTGGTGATTGCAATGGCCGATCCTTCCGACCTGAACCTGCTGGATGAGTTGAAAGCCCAGTTGCATTCGGCGATCAAGGTCGAAGTCACCACCTGGAGCGCCATCGAAGGCGTGTTGCGCAAGGGTGACGCCTCGCAGCGCGTCTTGAATGAGGCGACCGAAGGTTTCCGCGCTTCGCTCATCAAAGAAACTGAGCACGGCGAAGAGGTGCTCGATCTCGACCGCTTATCGAATGACGCTGAGATTTCGCCGATCATCAAACTGGTTGACACACTGGTCTTCACGGCGCTCGAAAAGCGCGCCTCCGACATTCACATGGAAACGCGCGACAACGACATGGTCGTGCGCTACCGCATTGACGGTGCGCTTTACGAAGCGGGCGAGCCGATTGATCTGCGCCACCACCTGACCATCGTTTCGCGTATCAAGGTCATGTCGGAACTCGATATTGCCGAACGCCGCGTGCCCCAAGATGGCCGCTTTCGTATGCGCATCAAGGGCCGCAAAGTGGACTTCCGCGTTTCGATCATCCCGACCGTGCACGGCGAAGACGTCGTGATTCGTATTCTCGACAAAGAGCAGATCAACGAAGAGTTCAAAGACCTGAAGCTGGAAGTCGTCGGCTTCGATCCGAAGCTGCTGGCCAAGTTCCGCCGCTTCATTCTCGAACCTTATGGAATGGTGCTGGTGACGGGGCCGACCGGTTCGGGTAAGACGACGACACTCTATGCCGCACTCAACGAGATTCGCAACGACGAAGACAAGATCATCACCATCGAAGACCCGGTCGAATACCAATTGCGCGGCGTCGCCCAGATCGCGGTGAATGAGAAGAAGGGGCTGACCTTTGCGCGCGGGCTGCGTTCGATTCTGCGCCACGACCCCGACAAGATCATGGTAGGCGAAATCCGCGACAATGAAACCGCGCAGATCGCCATCAACTCGGCGTTGACCGGCCACCTGGTCTTCACCACTGTGCACGCCAACAACGTGATTGACGTGATCGGGCGCTTCATCAACATGGGCGTGGAGCCGTACAACTTCGTTTCGGCGCTCAATTGCGTACTAGCGCAACGGCTGGTGCGCGTGCTTTGCACGCGTTGCAAGCAACGTTATACGCCGACCGAAGCCGAATTTGTCGAAGCGGGCCTGCGGTCGGCGAAATATCAGGAACAGGTTTTTTATAAGAGCGTCGGTTGCGAGATTTGCAACCACACCGGCTATCGTGGCCGCACGGCGATCCACGAATTGCTGGATATGTCGGACAACATTCGCGAACTCATTATCGCGCGCAAACCCGGCTCCGAAGTGCGCCGCGTGGCGGAGTCGGAAGGTCTCGGCACGTTACGCCAATCGGCTTTGCGTTTGGTTTTTGAAGGGCAAACGACGCTGCACGAAATCAATCGTGTGACGTTTGTCGAGGAGATGAAGTAG
- a CDS encoding type II secretion system F family protein, which translates to MAEFICKLGTPAGEIVTRTVEGLTEKELRQRLQAEGYRIFSVATSGMVNGVRVGGASTRNIKIKLDDFLLFNQQLAALLHAGLPVLQSIQMLRQHSPNPKLRLVLADVEGRIKNGIALSEAFAAQGDTFPQIYTASILAGERSGNLDDVLRRYVEYTKSIVALRRKIRGALTYPLILLCAAGVLVTVLTTFVIPRFTSIFDNLGSKLPPITVFVVGISTLMQENIFWLAPALAITVFLLFSWRKTENGRRTLDRWVLKIPLVGELIKQMTTAQMSRSLATLLQGGITLVESFQIALSSVTNYELRKSTEPALGKIREGKPFTESLDEAGWVPKLAVDMIGVGERSGSLREMLDEVAGFYDAETEVKLGQLTTFIEPAILFGMAGVVVTILLAIYMPMLQMVNAAGQ; encoded by the coding sequence ATGGCAGAATTTATTTGCAAACTGGGTACACCGGCAGGCGAAATTGTGACGCGCACCGTCGAAGGACTGACGGAAAAGGAATTGCGCCAGCGCCTGCAAGCCGAAGGTTACCGCATTTTTTCGGTGGCAACTTCGGGCATGGTTAATGGTGTGCGCGTGGGCGGTGCGAGCACGCGCAATATCAAGATCAAGCTCGACGACTTTTTGCTCTTCAATCAGCAATTGGCCGCGTTGTTGCACGCTGGACTGCCCGTCCTACAATCCATCCAAATGTTGCGCCAGCATTCGCCCAATCCGAAATTGCGGCTGGTGTTGGCCGATGTCGAAGGGCGCATCAAAAACGGTATTGCATTGTCTGAAGCTTTTGCCGCGCAGGGGGACACCTTCCCGCAGATTTATACGGCCTCGATTCTGGCGGGCGAGCGCTCCGGCAATTTGGACGATGTGTTGCGCCGCTACGTTGAATACACCAAATCTATTGTCGCGCTGCGGCGCAAGATTCGCGGCGCGCTGACGTACCCGTTGATTTTGCTGTGTGCGGCGGGCGTTTTGGTGACGGTGCTGACGACGTTCGTCATTCCGCGCTTTACCTCCATCTTCGACAACCTGGGCAGCAAGCTGCCGCCGATTACGGTTTTTGTGGTCGGGATCTCGACCTTGATGCAAGAGAACATCTTTTGGCTGGCGCCTGCGCTGGCAATCACGGTGTTCCTGCTCTTCTCATGGCGCAAGACGGAAAACGGGCGGCGTACCCTGGATCGCTGGGTGCTGAAAATCCCGCTGGTTGGCGAGTTGATTAAGCAGATGACGACGGCGCAGATGTCGCGCAGTCTGGCGACCTTGTTGCAGGGTGGTATTACGCTGGTTGAATCCTTCCAAATTGCGCTCTCATCGGTCACCAATTACGAGTTGCGCAAATCCACCGAACCCGCGCTCGGCAAGATTCGTGAGGGCAAACCGTTCACGGAAAGCCTGGACGAAGCCGGTTGGGTGCCGAAACTGGCAGTGGATATGATCGGTGTCGGCGAACGCTCCGGCTCGTTACGCGAGATGCTGGATGAAGTGGCGGGTTTTTACGACGCTGAAACCGAAGTCAAGTTGGGCCAACTGACGACCTTTATCGAACCGGCGATTTTGTTCGGCATGGCGGGTGTGGTGGTGACAATCCTACTGGCGATTTACATGCCGATGTTGCAGATGGTGAATGCCGCCGGGCAGTAG